One segment of Penaeus chinensis breed Huanghai No. 1 chromosome 14, ASM1920278v2, whole genome shotgun sequence DNA contains the following:
- the LOC125032510 gene encoding alkylglycerol monooxygenase-like — MNSSAPGTYSWSYSLRANFYALTPAETYYENVLQVPNMVAKALPIMILMSVIEAVILKLTNRNNNWRLHIAVLNYSSGGLSEALNNFVFRGAELSVYIWVYDNWRLSCLAWDSLYTYFLALLGVEFCFYWWHRASHETALMWAAHSTHHSSEDFNMTVTARTSWTMRPFKWIFFIPLAFLGLPPPIFLIHQHLSYIYAGWTHNETVPKLSKVIPGLGHGIEFVFQTPSHHRVHHGANRYCIDKNYGQTFIIFDRLFGTFAEEREDEPLVYGTLGQMEHNSAIMIHVSPWVELWQKTRSMTTFGDKVRALFYGPGWAPGKPRLGDPADLPDVRGRKKVQLHLPLWFSVYMLANSVLVFFSYPEMMGRIKDVGPWLPLLTLAYMFISFTALGGLYDGRRYGAVLEVLRLLLFFGLSYWYPMFGSATTVRRVSWMNFISLLMWPVVAILTFRRAEKSSKTEPQPGEAAKRK; from the exons ATGAACTCCTCTGCGCCAGGCACCTATTCGTGGTCGTATAGCCTCAGGGCTAACTTCTATGCCCTGACGCCGGCCGAGACCTACTACGAGAACGTGTTGCAGGTGCCCAACATGGTGGCCAAG GCTCTGCCCATTATGATCCTGATGTCCGTGATCGAAGCAGTGATCCTGAAGCTGACGAATCGCAATAATAACTGGCGTCTCCACATCGCCGTCTTGAACTACTCGAGCGGCGGCCTTTCGGAGGCCCTCAACAA ctTCGTGTTCCGCGGAGCCGAGTTGTCCGTGTACATTTGGGTCTACGACAACTGGCGCCTCAGCTGCCTGGCCTGGGATTCCCTCTACACCTACTTCCTGGCTCTGCTGGGGGTCGAATTCTGCTTCTACTGGTGGCACAGAGCGTCGCATG aaacgGCTCTCATGTGGGCGGCTCACTCCACGCACCACAGCTCCGAAGACTTCAACATGACGGTGACTGCACGAACGTCGTGGACCATGAGGCCTTTCAA GTGgatcttcttcatccccctcgCCTTCCTTGGCCTGCCGCCACCCATCTTCTTGATTCACCAGCACCTCTCCTACATCTACGCGGGCTGGACACACAATGAGACCGTGCCCAAGCTGAGCAAGGTCATACCCGGCCTGGGTCACGGCATCGAGTTCGTCTTCCAGACTCCGAGTCACCACCGCGTCCATCACG GCGCGAACAGGTACTGCATCGACAAGAACTACGGCCAGACGTTCATCATCTTCGACCGCCTCTTCGGCACCTTCGCCGAGGAGCGCGAGGACGAGCCGCTCGTCTACGGGACGCTCGGCCAGATGGAGCACAACAGCGCCATAATGATCCAC GTCTCGCCCTGGGTCGAGCTCTGGCAGAAGACGCGGAGCATGACTACCTTCGGCGACAAGGTGCGGGCACTCTTCTACGGCCCCGGCTGGGCCCCCGGCAAGCCGCGCCTCGGGGACCCCGCCGACCTGCCCGAC GTGCGAGGACGCAAGAAGGTGCAGCTGCATCTTCCTCTTTGGTTCTCCGTGTACATGCTGGCCAACAGCGTGCTGGTCTTCTTTTCCTACCCGGAAATGATGGGGAGGATCAAG GACGTAGGGCCCTGGCTGCCGCTGCTGACCCTGGCCTACATGTTCATTTCGTTCACCGCGCTGGGAGGCTTGTACGACGGGCGCCGTTATGGTGCTGTCCTGGAggtccttcgcctcctcctcttcttcggaCTGTCCTACTGGTACCCCATGTTCGGCAGCGCCACTACCGTGAGGCGTGTGTCCTGGATGAACTTCATAAGCCTGCTGATGTGGCCCGTGGTGGCGATCCTCACCTTCAGGAGGGCAGAGAAGAGCTCGAAGACGGAGCCACAGCCTGGCGAGGCAGCGAAGAGAAAGTGA